GCGTCATGATCTCAGCCACCCCCGCCTTATCGTCTGCGCCCAGAAGGGTGGTGCCGTCTGTCACGATAATATCCTGGCCCTTGTAGCTCAGGATTTCCGGATAATCCTCTGTCTTAAGGACGATATTTTGCGCTTCATTCAGTAAAATATCGCCTCCGTCATAATTCTCGACAATTCTGGGCCTGACATTTTTCCCGCTCACTGCGCTGGAGGTGTCCATATGTGCGATCAGCCCGATGGCGGGCAGCTCCTGGTCCGTTGTAGCTGGAATGGCTGCGTAAACATAGCCATAGCGGTCCATGCGCGCGTCCTCTACGCCCATTTCCTTCAGCTCCTCCACCAGCACCGCTGCCAGATTCTTCTGTTTTTCGCTGCTTGGAAAGCTGTCCGCGTCCGGCACGGACTCTGTATCCACCTGGACATATTTTAAAAACCGGTCTGTTACTGTGTTCATTTTTCCTCCTGTAATTAAAAAAGGCATCACATAAGAGATGCCTTTAAATGCCAAAATCTGAGAGACGGAGCCATTTACCGCAGCGCCTCTGTTCCGCTGCCTTTATTCACCCTGCTGCTTCAGCTTTTCTGCCTGGTCACTGGTAATCAGGGCATCGACCATCTCGTCAATTTCACCATCGAGAAAAACCTCCAGCTGGTAAACCGTCATACCGATACGGTGGTCGGTCACACGGCCCTGCGGGAAGTTATAGGTACGGATACGCTCACTTCGGTCACCGGTGCCCACCTGGCTTTTACGGTTTTCGGCAATTTCGCTCTGCTGCTTCTGCATCTCAATTTCAAAAAGGCGGGCCTTCAGAACCTTCATGGCCTTTTCTTTATTTTTCAGCTGGGATTTTTCATCCTGACAGGTAACGACCATCCCTGTGGGCTCGTGGGTAATACGAACCGCGGAGTCGGTGGTGTTTACACACTGTCCGCCGTTTCCGGAGGAACGGTAAACGTCGATTCTCAGGTCATTGGGATTGATGTCGATCTCGACATCCTCAGCTTCCGGCAGCACAGCGACTGTGGCGGTGGAGGTATGGATACGCCCGCCGGACTCCGTACTCGGAATACGCTGGACGCGGTGAACCCCGCTTTCGTATTTCAGACGGCTGTAAGCCCCGCGGCCTTCGATGGAAAAGGTGATTTCCTTAATCCCGCCGATATCCGGGATATTGGAGTTCATAATCTCTGATTTCCAGCCCTGGCGTTCCGCGTAGCGGGTAAACATTCTGAAAAGGTCTCCGGCAAACAGGGCGGCTTCGCTTCCGCCCGCGCCTGCGCGGATCTCAACAATAACGTTTTTGTCATCGTTGGGGTCCTTTGGCAGCAGCAGAACCTTCAGCTCGTCCTCGAGGGCGGCCTTCTTTTCGGTCAGCTCGTCCAGCTCAGCCTTGCACATTTCTTCAAAGTCCTTGTCAATGCTTTTGTCGGACAGCATTTCCTTGCTTTCCTCAATGCCCTCAAGGGCTTTTTTATATTCATTATAACGGTTGATAATCGGTTCGATATGGGCATGCTCCTTCATGAGCTTCTGCCACTGTGCCTGATCGGCGATAATATCAGGGTCTGCTATTTTTTCATTGAGCTCCTGATATTTACTTGATAAAAAATCTAACTTTTCTAACATGCTATTTTTCTGTTTCTCCTCTATTACGCTTATTTCACTTCATCGAAGAAAAATACGGCCAGTGTTCCCGGGCCCGAGTGGGTACCGATAATGGGCGCCAGCGGCATAATTTTAAAATTGTCGGTCTTGAACTGCCTGCTGGCAAGCTTCACAAAGCTTTCAACCAGAGGCATATTATCCGCGTGGGTGATGTAGATGGTCTGTTCGTCCAGCTTGTCGCCCTTTTCTCCGATGTATTCCACCATTTTTTTCAGAAGCTTTTTCTCGCCCCGCGCCTTGTCAAGCTGTCGCAGCTCACCATTTTCGTCAACGTCCAGCAGGGGGCTGATCTTGAGCATGTTTCCGACAATGGCGGTTCCCTTGTTCAGGCGTCCGCCGCGGTACAGGTACTCCAGATCGGTCACTGTGAAAACATGACGGATATGCGCCGCATAATAGCGGCTCAGCTTTACCAGCTCTTCCATACTGGCCCCGTTCTGTGCCGCTTCGGCTACCTCACGCACAATCAGGCCGAGGCCTCCCGTTACCGCCTTGGTGTCAAGCACCTCGATATCCGCGTCCGGATACTTTTCCAGCACATCCCGCTTTGCCAGCATCGCCGCCTGGTAGGTACCGGACAGGCCGCTTGAAAAGCTGAGGTAGATAAAGGGCTCGGACGCCTCCGCCAGCTCGGTGAACCGTTTCACAAAATCCGCATAGGGAATCTGCGAGGTCTTGTAATGGACGCCGCGGCGCATTTTGCCGTAGAGCACCTCGGGCGTGATCTCGATCCCGTCCAGGTAGGTTTTTTCACCCTCAACGACGTATAAGGGCATCAGCTCAACATCATATTTCTCCAGCGTTTCCACCGGCATGTCGCAGGCCGAATCGGTTAATATTTTTATACTCATTGCTTTCCTCTCTGCATTATTTTAATTTACCACTGCAACTGTCAACGCTGCCCGCAGTTTTATGATACAAGGTATCCGTTTTGCGGGCAGCGGCAGATTCTCTTTATATTCTCAATTTATTATTGTAACATAAAAACAGTGTTTTGTTAAAATAAATCTTCTGCATCTTTTCTGGGATCAGCAAAAAGCCTGCGCCCCTTGGCCTCGAGGTAATCGGTCAGGCGCTTCGTATCCAGATTAATGATCAGCTCGTCCGGGAAATCCGCCTCGTCCAACGCCTTGTCTGCATAGGGAAAATAACCAATGTCGGTACAGAAATGGGTGTCGGTTCCCAGGATAACCGGAATATCCAGCTCCTTGCAGCGCTTGGCGATGGCCACACAGTTTGGCTTGGAACCGTGCCGGATAAAAAATGAGCCGTTATTGATCTCAATGAGGGTATCCTTCCGCTTCGCCTCCTGCAGAATCGCCTCATAGTCAAGCTCATAGCTCGGATTGCCAAGATGGCAGATAAAATCCACCAGCGGATTGTTAATGGCGCCGAGAACCGCCGAGGTGTTGTCTGCCTTTGAGCCCGGCGCGATACAGGGCTCATGCAGAGATGCGGAGACAATCTCGAGACGCCCCGCAATTCGCTCAGACACATCAATGGTGCCGTCCTTGTCCATAATATTGGATTCCATTCCCTTCAGCACCTTCACGTTATTGATCACCGGCGGAATGACCCGGTAGTTGGCAAAAAACATTTCGCCGGGGGATCCGGGAATCTCTGGCCCGTGCTCTGTCAGGCAGAACATTTCAAGCCCTCTTCTCGACGCTGCTTCAACCAGTTCCATCAATGTGCAGTAGGCATGGCCGCAGGCCAGTGTATGTGTATGTCCGTCGAGTACGTATTTTCTCACTTCTGTTCCTCCTTAAGCGCTTTCTGCTTTTCTTTTTCTTCCTGTTTTTTACGCGCTTCCGCAACCTCTTCATTGTGCTTCGCGACCTTGTCGCAGAAAATCTGGGCCGAACGGAATCCCAGAGCCTTCATACGGTTGTTGATCGCAGCGGTTTCAATGATTACGGCCAGGTTTCGGCCTCCCGAAACCGGGATGGTTACCAGCGGCACCTCGATCCCGAGGATATCCTGGGTTTCTTCATCCAGGCCAAGGCGGTCGTAGGGAGAGGTTTCGTCCCAGTTTTCAAGCCTGATGACCATGTCCACCTCTACCGCCTGCTTAACCGCCTTTGCGCCGTACAGGGTTCTCACATCAATAATGCCAATGCCCCGAACCTCCATATAATACCGCAGCATTTCAGGCGCTGTGCCGCTCAGCACACGGTCCTGATGGTTGCTGACCTCCACCACGTCGTCGGCGATCAGGGTGCTGCCCCGCTTCACAAGCTCAAGGGCTGTCTCGCTTTTGCCGATACCGCTGGGCCCTGTGATCAGAACGCCCACACCGTGGACCTCCACCAGAACACCGTGCATACTGATCATCGGCGCAGTTTTGCGGTCAATATAGTCAATTAAATGGTAAAAGAAAATAGAGGTTTTTTCCTTGCTTCTGAGCAGAATACGCCCGTGCTTTTTAGCGGCCGCCTCAAAAATCTCGGCCTCCGGCAGATCCCAGCAGATAATCACACATGGAAAATCATAGGAAAAAAAGTCGTCGATGCGTTTTTCCCGCAACTTGGGGTCAAGGCTCAGCAGGTAGGAGGTCTCAACCTTCCCGATAATCTGGATACGCTTGGCGTCAAAATATTCATAGTAGCCGTGAAGCTGAAGCCCTGGCCGGTTCAGCCCGCTGTCGTAAAGGTCAAACTCGTCGACCGGGCTGTAAATTTCCTCAAGATTCAGATCCTTACAAAATTCCCCAAGATTCATACATCCTAAAGATTCTTCGTTCATTTATTCTCTCTCTTTTCTTCAGATTTTGTTTTATGCTTTTCATCATTGAAATAGTCAAAAACCGCCTGGGCTGTTTTATCGCTCATCCCCGGCAGTGTTTTAAGCTCCTCCAATGTTGTTTTCTTCAAATTATTAAGGCTGCCGTAATGCCGCATCAGCAGCTCCCGGCGCTTCTTTCCAATACCCGGAATTTCCTCCAGCCGGGATTCCAGCATTCCCTTTTTACGCAGTGTCTGGTGATACCCCAGAGCGTAGCGGTGAACCTCCTCCGATATATCGCTCAGAAAGGTGCACAGCGGTGTGGATTTCTTCAGCGGATATTCCTCATCCTTGTAGATGATTCCCCGAATTCTGTGGTGGTCGTCCTTTACCATGCCGCAGACCTCGATATGAACGTCCGGGTACATCTGTAAAATGCTCCGGACCGCGTCGACATGGGTCTTTCCGCCGTCGATACAGAACACATCCGGGAAGGGCAGAAAGCTGCTTTTCTTAGGGTCTTTCCCCTCCTTCTGCTCCTTGATCCCCCGCTCAATGCGCCGGAAAATCATTTCCTGCATACTAGCGTAGTCATTCTGTCCGTCCACTGATTTTATTTTAAACCGCCGGTAGGCTTTTTTGTCGGGCCTGCCCCCCTGGAATACCACCATACCGCCCACATTGTCGGTGCCGCTGATATTTGAAATATCATAGGCCTCGATTTTTTCGGGTGTATGGTCCATTCTGAGCAGATCCTTGAAAGCGTCCAGCCGGCTCTTTTTCTTTTCTTCCTTCTGGCGTTTTTCAAGCTCATACTGCTTGAGGGTGAGCTCCGCATTTTCTTCTACCATCCGCGTCATTTTTGACTTCTGTCCCTTTTGGGGCTTGGTCAGGATTACCTTTGCGCCGCGCAGCTCGGCCAGCCACTGGGCAATGGTGTCCTCCTCATCCTTAAGCAGAGGCGCGCCCAGAATAATTTCCCTGGGAATAAAGGGCTTTGAGGAGTAGTACTGCTTGACAAAGGTTGTCATAATATCCTCCGGAGTGGATTCCTCCACACCCTCGAGAAAGGTGTGATCCCTGCCCAGCATTTTACCGTCGCGGACGTTAAAGACCTGGACACAGGCCAGATCATCGTCCTTCGCAAAAGCGATAATATCCTGATCCTGCTGGTTGCTGACGATAATTTTCTGTTTTTCCACAATATGCTGAATACCGTAAATCTGATCTCTCAGCTTCGCGGCCAGCTCGTAATCCATATTCTGGGAGGCCTCGTTCATTTTTTCCTCAAGGGTCGAGACCAGCTCCTTATCCTTTCCGTTGAGAATGGAGAGGATATCGCTGATATAGGCCATGTATTCTTCCTTTGGCACATTGCCCTGACAGGGGGCGCAGCATTGGCCGATATAATAGTTGAGGCAGGGCCGTCCGCTCTTTTCCCCAAAGGCCACCTTTCGGTTGCAGCGCCGCAGGGGGTACAGCTTCCCGATGGCCTCAATGGTTTTCTTTACCGCAAAGCTGCTGGTAAAGGGGCCGAAATATTTGCCGCCGTCCTTTTTGTGCTCCCTGGTCATAATGACCTTGGGGTACTCATCCTCCAGCGTAACCTTGACGTAGGGATAGCTTTTATCATCCTTTAACAGGATATTGTATTTGGGCCGGTGCTCCTTGATCAGGTTGCACTCCAGAATCAGGGCTTCCAGCTCGCTGTCCACCACAATGGTCTCAATATCACAGATATGGGATACCAGCGTGACGGTTTTGGGCGTCAGGTTTTTGGAATTTTGGAAATACTGCCGGAGGCGGTTCCTCAGATTGATGGCCTTTCCGACATATATAATATCACCCGCGGCGTTCTTCATCAGGTAAACACCGGGAT
This portion of the Eubacterium sp. 1001713B170207_170306_E7 genome encodes:
- the hprK gene encoding HPr(Ser) kinase/phosphatase, encoding MNEESLGCMNLGEFCKDLNLEEIYSPVDEFDLYDSGLNRPGLQLHGYYEYFDAKRIQIIGKVETSYLLSLDPKLREKRIDDFFSYDFPCVIICWDLPEAEIFEAAAKKHGRILLRSKEKTSIFFYHLIDYIDRKTAPMISMHGVLVEVHGVGVLITGPSGIGKSETALELVKRGSTLIADDVVEVSNHQDRVLSGTAPEMLRYYMEVRGIGIIDVRTLYGAKAVKQAVEVDMVIRLENWDETSPYDRLGLDEETQDILGIEVPLVTIPVSGGRNLAVIIETAAINNRMKALGFRSAQIFCDKVAKHNEEVAEARKKQEEKEKQKALKEEQK
- the prfA gene encoding peptide chain release factor 1; its protein translation is MLEKLDFLSSKYQELNEKIADPDIIADQAQWQKLMKEHAHIEPIINRYNEYKKALEGIEESKEMLSDKSIDKDFEEMCKAELDELTEKKAALEDELKVLLLPKDPNDDKNVIVEIRAGAGGSEAALFAGDLFRMFTRYAERQGWKSEIMNSNIPDIGGIKEITFSIEGRGAYSRLKYESGVHRVQRIPSTESGGRIHTSTATVAVLPEAEDVEIDINPNDLRIDVYRSSGNGGQCVNTTDSAVRITHEPTGMVVTCQDEKSQLKNKEKAMKVLKARLFEIEMQKQQSEIAENRKSQVGTGDRSERIRTYNFPQGRVTDHRIGMTVYQLEVFLDGEIDEMVDALITSDQAEKLKQQGE
- the uvrC gene encoding excinuclease ABC subunit UvrC, which codes for MYDRNKLKDIPQNPGVYLMKNAAGDIIYVGKAINLRNRLRQYFQNSKNLTPKTVTLVSHICDIETIVVDSELEALILECNLIKEHRPKYNILLKDDKSYPYVKVTLEDEYPKVIMTREHKKDGGKYFGPFTSSFAVKKTIEAIGKLYPLRRCNRKVAFGEKSGRPCLNYYIGQCCAPCQGNVPKEEYMAYISDILSILNGKDKELVSTLEEKMNEASQNMDYELAAKLRDQIYGIQHIVEKQKIIVSNQQDQDIIAFAKDDDLACVQVFNVRDGKMLGRDHTFLEGVEESTPEDIMTTFVKQYYSSKPFIPREIILGAPLLKDEEDTIAQWLAELRGAKVILTKPQKGQKSKMTRMVEENAELTLKQYELEKRQKEEKKKSRLDAFKDLLRMDHTPEKIEAYDISNISGTDNVGGMVVFQGGRPDKKAYRRFKIKSVDGQNDYASMQEMIFRRIERGIKEQKEGKDPKKSSFLPFPDVFCIDGGKTHVDAVRSILQMYPDVHIEVCGMVKDDHHRIRGIIYKDEEYPLKKSTPLCTFLSDISEEVHRYALGYHQTLRKKGMLESRLEEIPGIGKKRRELLMRHYGSLNNLKKTTLEELKTLPGMSDKTAQAVFDYFNDEKHKTKSEEKRENK
- a CDS encoding DegV family protein, with the translated sequence MSIKILTDSACDMPVETLEKYDVELMPLYVVEGEKTYLDGIEITPEVLYGKMRRGVHYKTSQIPYADFVKRFTELAEASEPFIYLSFSSGLSGTYQAAMLAKRDVLEKYPDADIEVLDTKAVTGGLGLIVREVAEAAQNGASMEELVKLSRYYAAHIRHVFTVTDLEYLYRGGRLNKGTAIVGNMLKISPLLDVDENGELRQLDKARGEKKLLKKMVEYIGEKGDKLDEQTIYITHADNMPLVESFVKLASRQFKTDNFKIMPLAPIIGTHSGPGTLAVFFFDEVK
- a CDS encoding phosphatase, whose amino-acid sequence is MRKYVLDGHTHTLACGHAYCTLMELVEAASRRGLEMFCLTEHGPEIPGSPGEMFFANYRVIPPVINNVKVLKGMESNIMDKDGTIDVSERIAGRLEIVSASLHEPCIAPGSKADNTSAVLGAINNPLVDFICHLGNPSYELDYEAILQEAKRKDTLIEINNGSFFIRHGSKPNCVAIAKRCKELDIPVILGTDTHFCTDIGYFPYADKALDEADFPDELIINLDTKRLTDYLEAKGRRLFADPRKDAEDLF